One Microbacterium marinum genomic window carries:
- a CDS encoding Sir2 family NAD-dependent protein deacetylase → MGTLWDEDAETAEAVRTAIDVLRGHRIAVLTGAGVSTDSGIPDYRGKGAPVRTPMTAQQFLTDDASRRRYWVGSHLGWKAFSASSPNAGHRALAALERAGAASGVITQNVDGLHVRAGSHRVVELHGTMRRVSCLHCGQVFDRRDLAIRVEQDNPWITVPENVELGPDGDVLPHVGDDFVVPVCSVCGGVLKPDVVFFGEFIPAEKFREAEQLVHSSTALLIAGSSLVVNSGIRLLERARRRRMPVVIVNRGQTRGDSRATVKVDAGTSEVLTELARELTAADGMAPSAP, encoded by the coding sequence GTGGGCACGCTGTGGGATGAGGACGCGGAGACCGCGGAGGCCGTTCGGACGGCCATCGACGTGTTGCGCGGACACCGGATCGCGGTGCTCACCGGGGCCGGCGTCTCCACCGACTCGGGCATCCCCGACTACCGCGGCAAGGGCGCTCCCGTCCGCACCCCCATGACCGCTCAGCAGTTCCTCACCGACGACGCCTCCCGTCGGCGGTACTGGGTGGGCAGCCACCTGGGGTGGAAGGCATTCTCGGCATCCTCCCCCAACGCCGGCCACCGGGCGCTCGCCGCGCTCGAGCGCGCCGGCGCGGCATCCGGTGTCATCACCCAGAACGTGGACGGTCTCCACGTCCGCGCCGGAAGCCACCGGGTCGTCGAACTCCACGGCACGATGCGGCGGGTGAGCTGCCTGCACTGCGGCCAGGTCTTCGATCGTCGCGACCTCGCGATCCGTGTCGAACAAGACAACCCGTGGATCACGGTCCCGGAGAACGTCGAGCTCGGCCCCGACGGCGACGTCCTCCCCCACGTCGGAGACGACTTCGTCGTCCCGGTGTGCTCGGTGTGCGGCGGCGTCCTCAAGCCCGACGTCGTGTTCTTCGGCGAGTTCATCCCCGCCGAGAAGTTCCGCGAGGCGGAGCAGCTCGTGCACAGCAGCACCGCCCTGCTGATCGCCGGCTCGTCCCTGGTCGTCAACTCGGGGATCCGTCTGCTCGAACGAGCCCGCCGGCGACGGATGCCCGTCGTCATCGTCAACCGCGGCCAGACACGAGGAGACTCCCGGGCAACCGTCAAAGTCGACGCGGGCACCTCGGAGGTCCTGACCGAACTCGCCCGCGAGCTGACCGCCGCGGACGGCATGGCCCCTTCGGCACCGTAG
- the pdhA gene encoding pyruvate dehydrogenase (acetyl-transferring) E1 component subunit alpha, which produces MTDTLTPAAARSTDTDDVARLLDHTGSRVADERLDPWIADVDAAMLRELYRDMAMTRRLDAEGVALQRQGHLGLWAPAHGQEAVQVGTTWACHDDDFLFPTYREVGIELVRGIEPADFVMVWHGAKHSSWDPSVAHVANPQIIIGAQSLHAVGYAMGIQRDGGDQVAVAYFGDGATSQGDVNEAMVFAASFESPVVFVCSNNQWAISEPVGLQAQYPIAGRAPGFGIPSMRIDGNDVLACVAAMRWAADHARSGLGPAFIEAVTYRIGPHTTSDDPTRYRDPAEVDYWRARDPLARVEAYLRRMGAFDDAFRDSVQADADRFTAAMRAAVVEATPPPPQRLFENVYAEPHTGIEEQRAAFMAYLDGFGAEGGAA; this is translated from the coding sequence ATGACCGACACTCTGACCCCGGCCGCCGCGCGGTCGACCGACACCGACGACGTCGCCCGGCTGCTCGATCACACCGGCTCCCGTGTCGCCGACGAACGGCTCGATCCGTGGATCGCCGACGTCGACGCCGCGATGCTCCGCGAGCTGTACCGCGACATGGCGATGACGCGCCGACTGGATGCCGAAGGCGTCGCCCTGCAACGCCAGGGACACCTCGGCCTCTGGGCACCCGCACACGGGCAGGAGGCCGTCCAGGTGGGCACCACCTGGGCCTGCCACGACGACGACTTCCTGTTCCCGACCTACCGTGAGGTCGGCATCGAGCTCGTCCGCGGCATCGAGCCCGCGGACTTCGTGATGGTGTGGCACGGGGCGAAGCACTCCTCGTGGGACCCCTCCGTCGCCCACGTCGCCAACCCCCAGATCATCATCGGCGCGCAGAGCCTCCACGCCGTCGGATACGCCATGGGCATCCAGCGCGACGGGGGCGACCAGGTCGCGGTCGCCTACTTCGGCGACGGGGCGACGAGTCAGGGCGACGTGAACGAGGCGATGGTGTTCGCGGCATCCTTCGAGAGCCCCGTCGTCTTCGTGTGCTCCAACAACCAGTGGGCCATCTCGGAGCCGGTGGGTCTCCAAGCCCAGTACCCGATCGCCGGACGGGCGCCCGGCTTCGGCATCCCCAGCATGCGCATCGACGGCAACGACGTGCTCGCGTGCGTCGCGGCGATGCGCTGGGCGGCGGACCATGCACGCAGCGGACTCGGACCGGCGTTCATCGAGGCGGTCACCTACCGCATCGGTCCCCACACCACCTCCGACGACCCCACCCGCTACCGCGATCCCGCCGAAGTGGACTACTGGCGCGCGCGTGACCCGCTCGCCCGCGTGGAGGCCTACCTCCGCCGCATGGGAGCGTTCGACGACGCGTTCCGTGACTCCGTCCAGGCCGACGCCGACCGATTCACCGCAGCGATGCGGGCCGCGGTCGTCGAGGCGACGCCCCCGCCCCCGCAGCGGCTGTTCGAGAACGTCTACGCGGAGCCGCACACCGGCATCGAAGAGCAGCGGGCGGCCTTCATGGCCTACCTCGACGGCTTCGGCGCGGAAGGCGGTGCGGCATGA
- a CDS encoding CGNR zinc finger domain-containing protein: MMFIRDTELSLRAATALVNSLPETDADGLDRLATQDDLAAFLREFPYSGTIRRDDVELSELRAARTRLRMLWAGDREAAVPIVNAMLREGKALPQLTIHDGYDWHIHATDDQAPLATRITVEVAMAFVDVIRSDHFDRVRECDADDCSAVYIDYSKNGSKRYCDTGNCGNRMNVNAYRRRKAEESA, from the coding sequence ATCATGTTCATCCGTGACACGGAGTTGTCCCTCCGCGCGGCGACCGCGCTCGTCAACTCGCTCCCCGAGACCGATGCCGACGGGCTCGATCGACTCGCCACCCAGGACGATCTGGCTGCGTTCCTCCGCGAGTTCCCCTACAGCGGCACGATCCGGCGCGACGACGTCGAGCTGTCAGAGCTGCGCGCAGCGCGCACCCGTCTGCGCATGCTGTGGGCGGGCGATCGCGAGGCTGCCGTCCCGATCGTGAACGCCATGCTCCGCGAGGGGAAGGCACTCCCCCAGCTCACGATCCACGACGGGTACGACTGGCACATCCACGCCACCGATGACCAGGCGCCGCTGGCGACACGCATCACCGTCGAGGTGGCGATGGCCTTCGTCGACGTCATCCGGTCGGACCATTTCGACCGCGTGCGCGAATGCGACGCCGACGATTGCTCCGCCGTCTACATCGACTACTCGAAGAACGGCTCGAAGCGGTACTGCGACACCGGCAACTGCGGCAACCGCATGAACGTCAACGCGTATCGGCGCCGGAAGGCCGAAGAAAGCGCCTGA
- a CDS encoding alpha/beta fold hydrolase, with product MTAVNPYAADLAQIPVHRHEVELAGSTTAYWVYGEADAETTIVAVHGFRGEHHGLEPVVAQLPGFRVISPDLPGFGETAPLPGRRHDLDAYAQWLTEFVAAVAPGAVVLGHSFGSIVASAAVARGLATPKLILINPIGAPALEGPRGILTRLAVFYYDAGAKLPTRIGEALLRNPLIVRVMSLAMVKTKDAAIRRFVHDQHDTYFSRFADRDTLRDAFVTSVSHDVREAASAIAQPTLLVAAEKDDITPLSAQVTLRDRFPDAELEVIPRVGHLIHYETPREAASAIRRFLRPSGADTR from the coding sequence GTGACCGCCGTGAATCCGTACGCCGCCGACCTCGCGCAGATCCCGGTGCATCGGCACGAGGTCGAGCTCGCGGGATCCACGACCGCGTACTGGGTGTACGGCGAGGCCGACGCCGAGACCACGATCGTCGCGGTGCACGGCTTCCGTGGCGAGCATCACGGACTCGAGCCGGTCGTCGCGCAGCTCCCGGGGTTCCGGGTCATCTCACCGGACCTCCCCGGGTTCGGCGAAACGGCACCGCTGCCCGGCCGTCGCCACGACCTCGACGCCTACGCGCAGTGGCTGACGGAGTTCGTCGCCGCCGTGGCCCCGGGCGCCGTGGTGCTCGGCCACTCGTTCGGATCGATCGTCGCCTCCGCGGCGGTCGCCCGCGGACTGGCGACTCCGAAGCTGATCCTCATCAACCCCATCGGCGCGCCGGCCCTCGAAGGGCCCCGCGGCATCCTCACCCGCCTCGCCGTGTTCTACTACGACGCCGGCGCGAAGCTGCCCACCCGCATCGGGGAGGCGCTCCTGCGCAATCCGCTCATCGTGCGGGTCATGAGTCTCGCGATGGTCAAGACGAAGGATGCCGCGATCCGGCGCTTCGTCCACGATCAGCACGACACCTACTTCTCGCGCTTCGCCGACCGCGACACCCTCCGCGACGCGTTCGTCACGTCCGTGTCGCACGACGTGCGCGAGGCGGCGTCCGCGATCGCTCAGCCGACGCTCCTCGTCGCGGCGGAGAAGGACGACATCACGCCGCTGTCCGCGCAGGTCACCCTGCGCGATCGATTCCCGGATGCGGAGCTCGAGGTGATCCCGCGCGTCGGGCACCTCATCCACTACGAGACGCCGCGTGAGGCGGCATCCGCCATCAGGCGCTTTCTTCGGCCTTCCGGCGCCGATACGCGTTGA
- a CDS encoding acyl-CoA dehydrogenase family protein: MDLSGYGLSEEQYELAGLVRSFADDVVAPVSYEADRTKTLPMDVVAQMGEMGLFGLPFPEEVGGQGGDYVALGLAIEALARVDQSIAITLEAGVSLGAMPVFRFGTDVQRSELLPDLLAGRALAGFGLTEPEAGSDAGATRTTARLDGGEWVIDGAKQFITNSGTPITRFVTVTAVTGERADGRREVSTIIVPTGTPGFSVGPAYDKVGWHASDTHPLTFEGARVPEANLLGERGRGFAGFLHILDEGRVAIAALATGAAEGCLEAAVDYAQSRVVFGERLGTRQSIQFMLARMQQRVHVARLAWLHAARLRDAGRPFKVEAAIAKVTASDAAMDNARDATQIFGGNGFMNEYPVARHYRDSKILEVGEGTTEVQLLVIARALGVA; the protein is encoded by the coding sequence ATGGATCTCTCCGGTTACGGACTCTCCGAGGAGCAGTACGAGCTCGCCGGTCTTGTGCGCTCCTTCGCGGACGATGTCGTCGCACCGGTCTCGTATGAGGCCGATCGCACCAAGACGCTCCCGATGGACGTGGTCGCGCAGATGGGGGAGATGGGGCTGTTCGGACTCCCGTTCCCCGAGGAGGTCGGCGGGCAGGGCGGCGACTACGTGGCTCTCGGACTGGCGATCGAGGCCCTCGCGAGAGTCGACCAGTCGATCGCCATCACGCTCGAGGCAGGGGTGAGCCTCGGTGCCATGCCGGTGTTCCGGTTCGGCACCGACGTGCAGCGGTCGGAACTCCTGCCCGACCTGCTGGCCGGCCGCGCGCTCGCCGGGTTCGGCCTGACCGAGCCGGAGGCGGGATCGGATGCCGGGGCGACCCGCACCACCGCTCGACTGGACGGCGGCGAGTGGGTGATCGACGGCGCCAAGCAATTCATCACGAACTCGGGGACCCCGATCACCCGATTCGTGACGGTGACCGCGGTGACGGGAGAGCGTGCCGATGGTCGCCGGGAGGTGTCGACGATCATCGTCCCCACGGGCACCCCCGGATTCTCCGTCGGACCCGCCTACGACAAGGTGGGCTGGCATGCCAGCGACACCCACCCGCTCACCTTCGAGGGCGCCCGGGTGCCGGAGGCGAACCTGCTGGGAGAGCGCGGCCGGGGATTCGCGGGGTTCCTGCACATCCTCGACGAGGGGAGGGTCGCGATCGCGGCCCTTGCGACCGGCGCGGCGGAGGGATGCTTGGAGGCGGCCGTCGACTACGCGCAGAGCCGGGTGGTGTTCGGCGAGCGCCTCGGAACGCGTCAGAGCATCCAGTTCATGCTGGCCCGCATGCAGCAGCGCGTCCACGTGGCGCGACTCGCCTGGCTCCATGCGGCGCGGCTGCGTGACGCGGGCCGCCCGTTCAAGGTCGAGGCCGCGATCGCCAAGGTCACCGCGAGCGATGCTGCGATGGACAACGCCCGCGACGCGACGCAGATCTTCGGCGGGAACGGCTTCATGAACGAGTACCCGGTGGCACGCCACTACCGCGACTCGAAGATCCTCGAGGTCGGGGAGGGCACCACCGAGGTTCAGCTGCTCGTCATCGCCCGGGCGCTGGGCGTGGCGTGA
- a CDS encoding exonuclease domain-containing protein has translation MTGWQAIPLWDDDVFGDLPAPVAETAVAVVVEESVAVPLLPAPGGLIGVFDLETTGVDVREDRIVTAHVGVLDATGTVVQATSWMADPGVEIPEGASAIHGISTERARAEGRPAGEVVAEVTDALRALFDAGIPVVAYNASFDFSMLRYEGIRHAVPTIDAPAPVVDPLVVDKTFDRYRRGKRTLEVVAAHYAVVLEGAHDAAADAVAAGRVAQAIAARFALDLTAPELHTQQIGWARAQAESLTEYFISIGRLDPADALDGSWPIR, from the coding sequence ATGACCGGCTGGCAGGCGATTCCGCTCTGGGATGACGACGTGTTCGGCGACCTGCCCGCACCGGTGGCTGAGACGGCCGTGGCGGTCGTCGTCGAAGAGTCCGTGGCCGTCCCGCTGCTCCCCGCGCCGGGCGGCCTGATCGGCGTCTTCGACCTCGAGACGACCGGCGTGGACGTCCGTGAGGACCGGATCGTCACCGCGCACGTCGGTGTGCTCGACGCGACCGGCACGGTGGTTCAAGCGACGAGCTGGATGGCCGATCCGGGGGTCGAGATCCCCGAGGGCGCAAGCGCCATCCACGGCATCAGCACGGAGCGCGCACGGGCTGAGGGCCGGCCGGCGGGCGAGGTCGTCGCAGAGGTCACCGACGCCCTGCGCGCGCTCTTCGACGCCGGCATCCCGGTCGTCGCGTACAACGCCTCCTTCGATTTCTCGATGCTCCGCTACGAGGGCATCCGCCATGCCGTCCCGACGATCGATGCCCCCGCGCCGGTCGTCGACCCCCTCGTCGTCGACAAGACCTTCGACCGGTACCGTCGCGGCAAGCGCACCCTCGAGGTGGTCGCCGCGCACTACGCCGTGGTGCTGGAAGGCGCACACGACGCGGCAGCCGATGCGGTCGCCGCGGGCCGAGTCGCACAGGCGATCGCGGCACGATTCGCCCTGGACCTGACCGCGCCCGAGCTGCACACGCAGCAGATCGGCTGGGCCCGAGCGCAGGCCGAGAGCCTGACCGAGTACTTCATCTCCATCGGCCGCCTCGACCCCGCAGACGCACTCGACGGCAGCTGGCCGATCCGCTGA
- a CDS encoding dihydrolipoamide acetyltransferase family protein, protein MITDFRLPDLGEGLPEAEIVQWHVAQGDQVTLNQTIAEVETAKAIVELPSPFAGTVAALRHDAGDVVAVGEVLISFDVAGAEAPAPEEDDVPAPAETREPNLVGYGAEPRAAGRPKRRVRGASAGGSADDAVREAAPHDAIVAAPPEREMRERPRSTPPVRKLAKDLGVELALVEASGASGIITREDVEAYAGRTATAPTVPVGIDRPSDRSATEREERIPIRGVRKHTADAMVRSAFTAPHASTFLTLDVTASVRLVEGLRADRRYADHRVGILAVAAKAVCVALRRTPDLNATWDEAAGEIVRRRYVNLGIAAATDRGLVVPSVKDADRMSLLELAGAIGELAATARAGRATPADLSGGTFSITNFGVFGVDAGTPILVPGEAGILGLGAVRRQPWEFEGGIALRDVLTLSLSFDHRLVDGAEAARFLTDVGDILREPGRAMVLA, encoded by the coding sequence ATGATCACCGACTTCCGTCTCCCCGACCTCGGGGAAGGTCTTCCCGAGGCCGAGATCGTGCAGTGGCACGTGGCGCAGGGCGACCAGGTGACGCTCAACCAGACGATCGCCGAAGTCGAGACCGCCAAGGCCATCGTCGAGCTACCCTCTCCGTTCGCGGGGACCGTCGCCGCCCTCCGACACGACGCGGGCGATGTCGTCGCCGTCGGCGAGGTGCTCATCTCCTTCGATGTGGCCGGCGCCGAGGCACCCGCGCCCGAGGAGGACGACGTGCCCGCTCCGGCCGAGACGCGCGAGCCGAACCTCGTCGGCTACGGAGCCGAGCCGCGGGCAGCCGGCCGCCCGAAGCGTCGGGTGCGCGGGGCGTCGGCCGGCGGATCCGCCGACGACGCGGTCCGGGAGGCCGCGCCTCACGACGCGATCGTCGCGGCGCCGCCCGAGCGGGAGATGCGGGAGCGTCCTCGCTCCACGCCGCCGGTGCGGAAGCTCGCGAAGGATCTCGGCGTCGAGCTCGCCCTCGTCGAGGCATCGGGTGCGTCCGGGATCATCACCCGTGAGGACGTCGAGGCCTACGCGGGCCGGACAGCGACGGCGCCGACCGTTCCGGTGGGCATCGATCGGCCGTCCGACCGCTCCGCCACGGAGCGCGAGGAACGCATCCCCATCCGCGGCGTCCGCAAGCACACCGCCGACGCGATGGTGCGGTCGGCGTTCACCGCACCGCACGCGTCGACGTTCCTGACCCTGGACGTCACGGCATCCGTGCGTCTGGTGGAGGGACTGCGTGCCGATCGACGGTATGCCGACCACCGCGTGGGGATCCTGGCGGTCGCGGCGAAGGCCGTCTGCGTGGCGCTCAGGCGCACCCCCGACCTCAACGCCACGTGGGACGAGGCCGCCGGTGAGATCGTGCGTCGGCGCTACGTGAACCTGGGCATCGCGGCGGCGACCGACCGCGGTCTCGTGGTCCCCTCGGTGAAGGACGCCGACAGGATGTCGCTGCTCGAGTTGGCAGGCGCAATCGGCGAGCTCGCCGCGACCGCGCGTGCGGGACGGGCGACGCCCGCGGACCTCAGCGGCGGCACCTTCTCGATCACGAACTTCGGGGTCTTCGGAGTGGATGCCGGGACGCCGATCCTCGTGCCCGGCGAGGCGGGGATCCTGGGGCTCGGCGCGGTCCGCCGCCAGCCCTGGGAGTTCGAGGGCGGCATCGCGCTGCGCGACGTGCTGACGCTCAGCCTCTCGTTCGATCACCGGCTCGTCGACGGTGCCGAGGCGGCGAGGTTCCTCACAGACGTGGGGGACATCCTCCGCGAGCCGGGACGGGCGATGGTGCTGGCATGA
- a CDS encoding EamA family transporter: MTHTAPRTLARTTSTRPATTVVQARGLLIAVLSALAFSVSGPIAKPLLENGWSLAAVLFVRMAVAGLVVSPALIRTLLRQRRFLRTHWLSLVAFGLIPVAGCQLLYFSAMQRMPVAVALLIQYLAPVMLVLFVWLRTRTAPSRAVIAGSVVAIAGLVLVVDIAGARFDPLGTVFALLAAVCVCFYFVMSERTGPDLPPLALASGGLFVGAAAIGVLALVGVLPFTAPLLTVPVAGVPLPAIAALLLVGVCTAIGYSFGVMAVPLIGSRVASFVGLSEVLFALMFAWILLAETPAPIQFAGGALILVGVVLVRLDARAAAAVSAPVEPLPGEVGPGIR; this comes from the coding sequence GTGACGCACACGGCGCCTCGCACCCTCGCTCGCACCACGAGCACCCGCCCCGCGACCACCGTGGTCCAGGCCCGAGGCCTGCTGATCGCCGTCCTGAGTGCGCTGGCCTTCTCCGTCAGCGGGCCGATCGCCAAGCCGCTTCTCGAGAACGGGTGGTCGCTCGCGGCGGTCCTCTTCGTGCGGATGGCGGTCGCGGGGCTGGTCGTGTCTCCGGCGCTCATCCGCACGCTGCTGCGGCAGCGCCGGTTCCTCCGCACCCACTGGCTCTCGCTGGTCGCCTTCGGTCTCATCCCCGTGGCCGGCTGCCAGCTGCTCTACTTCTCCGCCATGCAGCGGATGCCGGTCGCCGTCGCGCTCCTGATCCAGTACCTCGCGCCGGTGATGCTCGTGCTGTTCGTCTGGCTCCGCACCCGCACCGCTCCTTCGCGCGCGGTGATCGCAGGCTCCGTGGTCGCGATCGCCGGCCTCGTCCTCGTCGTCGACATCGCGGGGGCGCGGTTCGATCCGCTCGGCACCGTGTTCGCCCTGCTGGCCGCCGTGTGCGTGTGCTTCTACTTCGTCATGAGCGAGCGGACGGGGCCGGACCTGCCCCCGCTGGCCCTCGCCTCCGGCGGTCTGTTCGTCGGCGCCGCCGCGATCGGCGTGCTGGCCCTCGTGGGTGTCCTGCCCTTCACTGCGCCGCTGCTCACCGTCCCCGTGGCCGGCGTCCCGCTCCCCGCGATCGCGGCGCTCCTCCTGGTCGGCGTGTGCACGGCGATCGGATACTCGTTCGGCGTCATGGCGGTGCCGCTGATCGGGTCGCGTGTCGCGTCATTCGTGGGCTTGTCCGAGGTGCTGTTCGCCCTCATGTTCGCGTGGATCCTGCTGGCCGAGACTCCCGCCCCGATACAGTTCGCGGGGGGAGCGCTCATCCTCGTCGGCGTGGTGCTCGTCCGTCTCGACGCCCGCGCCGCGGCGGCAGTCAGTGCTCCCGTCGAGCCGCTGCCAGGAGAGGTCGGACCCGGTATCCGATGA
- a CDS encoding Lrp/AsnC family transcriptional regulator: MSALDHVDLELLNALADDHRATVVALSERLGLSRNTVQARMAKLERSGVFLSFERAMSPAALGYTIDAVLQVQVKQADLPRITAELEQIPEVVQCHGLSGPIDLLVRVAARDTQHLFDVDARILAIEGVERTETSLAMGEVIGYRVRPLLAAARREH; encoded by the coding sequence ATGAGCGCCCTCGACCACGTCGATCTCGAGCTGCTGAACGCGCTCGCCGACGACCACCGCGCCACCGTCGTCGCCCTCAGCGAGCGGCTCGGGCTGTCGCGCAACACCGTCCAGGCTCGGATGGCCAAGCTCGAGCGTTCGGGGGTCTTCCTCTCGTTCGAGCGCGCGATGTCACCGGCCGCGCTGGGCTACACGATCGACGCGGTCCTGCAGGTGCAGGTGAAGCAGGCCGATCTCCCGCGGATCACCGCCGAGCTCGAGCAGATCCCCGAGGTGGTGCAGTGTCACGGGCTGAGCGGTCCGATCGACCTGCTCGTGCGTGTCGCCGCGCGGGACACGCAGCACCTGTTCGATGTCGACGCCCGCATCCTCGCGATCGAGGGGGTCGAGCGCACCGAGACGTCCCTCGCCATGGGCGAGGTCATCGGATACCGGGTCCGACCTCTCCTGGCAGCGGCTCGACGGGAGCACTGA
- a CDS encoding type B 50S ribosomal protein L31 has product MKTDIHPEYKAVVFRDLGSGETFLTRSTVTSDKTIELDGETYPVIDVEISSASHPFYTGKQRIMDSAGRVEKFNQRFKNFGSK; this is encoded by the coding sequence ATGAAGACTGACATCCACCCCGAGTACAAGGCGGTCGTGTTCCGCGACCTCGGCTCCGGCGAGACCTTCCTGACCCGTTCGACGGTCACCAGCGACAAGACGATCGAGCTGGACGGCGAGACCTACCCGGTCATCGACGTCGAGATCTCGTCGGCTTCGCACCCGTTCTACACGGGCAAGCAGCGCATCATGGACTCGGCCGGTCGCGTCGAGAAGTTCAACCAGCGCTTCAAGAACTTCGGCAGCAAGTAA
- a CDS encoding alpha-ketoacid dehydrogenase subunit beta, with amino-acid sequence MTQLTLGKALNAGMRRALADDDKVLVMGEDIGKLGGVFRITDGLQAEFGPRRVVDTPLAESGIVGTAVGLAFRGFRPVVEIQFDGFVYPAFDQIVSQVAKLHYRTQGRVTMPLTIRIPWAGGVGAAEHHSESPEAYFVHTAGLRVVAVSNPQDAYTMLRQAIACDDPVIFLEPKRLYHAKGEVDVDADIADAAPLGLARVVREGSDVTVLTYGSHVTTALDAALAAEDEGISLEVIDLRSISPVDYAAVTASVRRTGRVVVTHEASREGGVAAEIIASVTEKCFHYLEAPPVRVTGMDIPYPPAKLERYHLPDLDRILDAVDRVMGRPNSLSEVSA; translated from the coding sequence ATGACCCAGCTGACGCTCGGCAAGGCGCTGAACGCGGGGATGCGGCGCGCGCTCGCCGACGACGACAAGGTCCTCGTCATGGGTGAGGACATCGGAAAGCTCGGCGGCGTCTTCCGCATCACCGATGGCCTCCAAGCGGAATTCGGCCCCCGTCGCGTCGTGGACACCCCTCTGGCGGAGTCCGGGATCGTGGGCACCGCCGTCGGGCTCGCGTTCCGCGGGTTCCGTCCCGTGGTCGAGATCCAGTTCGACGGATTCGTCTACCCGGCGTTCGATCAGATCGTCAGTCAGGTCGCCAAGCTCCACTACCGGACGCAGGGGCGGGTCACCATGCCGCTGACGATCCGCATCCCATGGGCGGGCGGGGTCGGCGCCGCCGAGCACCACTCGGAGTCGCCCGAGGCGTACTTCGTGCACACCGCGGGGCTCCGGGTCGTCGCAGTGTCGAATCCTCAGGACGCCTACACGATGTTGCGGCAGGCCATCGCGTGCGATGACCCGGTCATCTTCCTCGAACCGAAGCGGCTCTATCACGCGAAGGGGGAGGTCGATGTCGATGCCGACATCGCCGACGCGGCGCCCCTGGGCCTCGCCAGAGTCGTTCGCGAGGGCTCCGACGTCACCGTCCTCACGTACGGGTCGCACGTGACCACGGCTCTCGACGCGGCGCTCGCCGCAGAGGATGAGGGGATCTCGCTGGAGGTCATCGACCTGCGGTCGATCTCACCGGTGGACTACGCCGCCGTCACGGCATCCGTCCGGCGCACGGGTCGCGTCGTCGTCACGCACGAGGCGTCGCGCGAAGGGGGTGTGGCCGCGGAGATCATCGCGAGCGTCACCGAGAAGTGCTTCCACTACCTCGAGGCGCCGCCCGTGCGGGTCACCGGCATGGACATCCCGTACCCGCCGGCGAAGCTCGAGCGGTACCACCTGCCCGACCTCGACCGGATCCTCGACGCCGTCGACCGGGTCATGGGCCGGCCGAACAGCCTCTCGGAGGTGTCCGCATGA
- a CDS encoding histidine phosphatase family protein, with the protein MTTLTLVRHGETDWNLNRRIQGSTDIPLNATGRAQAREVGLALAEQRDPTVPLILASSDLSRARETAEIIADVLGIEVLRSYATLRERSYGEAEGMTDTEFLARWGSWHTAEIPGAEEWPDVTSRAIDAMRQVIRDARAATAPRAPEIVVVAHGALIRAVLRHATAGLHPEDGIRLANGSRHTFLVERERLRLLASPGVPA; encoded by the coding sequence GTGACGACCCTCACCCTCGTGCGCCACGGCGAGACCGACTGGAACCTGAACCGCCGCATCCAGGGGTCGACGGACATCCCGCTCAACGCCACCGGACGCGCGCAGGCACGGGAAGTCGGCCTCGCGCTCGCCGAGCAGCGCGACCCGACCGTGCCGCTCATCCTCGCGTCAAGCGACCTCTCCCGCGCGCGCGAGACCGCCGAGATCATCGCCGACGTCCTCGGCATCGAGGTGCTGCGCAGCTACGCCACCCTCCGCGAACGCTCCTACGGCGAAGCCGAGGGCATGACCGACACCGAGTTCCTCGCGCGATGGGGCTCCTGGCACACCGCGGAGATCCCCGGCGCCGAGGAATGGCCGGACGTCACCTCACGCGCCATCGACGCGATGCGTCAGGTCATCCGTGACGCCCGCGCGGCGACCGCGCCCCGCGCACCCGAAATCGTCGTCGTCGCGCACGGCGCGCTCATCCGCGCGGTGCTGCGTCATGCCACAGCCGGACTCCACCCCGAGGACGGCATACGCCTCGCCAACGGCTCGCGCCACACGTTCCTCGTCGAGCGGGAGCGGCTCCGACTGCTCGCGTCGCCGGGCGTCCCCGCCTGA